The following proteins come from a genomic window of Corallococcus sp. NCRR:
- a CDS encoding flavin monoamine oxidase family protein has translation MDHEADVVILGAGAAGLAAAERLMSKGLRVIVLEARDRVGGRVATLRDTVADVPLELGAEFVHGKPAGLLRRIHRAGLTVSPCNDTHALLWRGRLGDGEDAFAFQEPLMSAKGPDRPIAAWVAEQARIHRWPPVACAMARSYVRGFYAADPDVASTLAISRMERTADESGGTTPSHVLEGYDRVPHAMAAKLLAKPHTLFLNAVAEEVRWRPGSVLVRARTRQGTPLGTFQGKHAVVTLPVGVLQAKPPAPGAVRFVPRVREQERAWNRLAMGSLVKVILRFRGAFWREQEATARFGFFHAPASAFPTWWTLSPHRRTRHLVGWSGGPAAASLSRSSEKVVLGRALQGLSQLFHLSVRELHARLEAWHVQDWQAEPYTRGGYAVIPSGAMDAVEALARPVGRTLFFAGEATHVGGDEGTVHGALETGRRAADELLARRSTA, from the coding sequence ATGGACCACGAGGCGGATGTCGTCATCCTGGGGGCCGGCGCCGCGGGGCTCGCCGCGGCTGAACGACTGATGAGCAAGGGCCTGCGGGTCATCGTGCTGGAGGCGCGCGACCGCGTGGGCGGCCGCGTGGCGACGCTCCGGGACACGGTGGCGGACGTGCCCCTGGAGCTGGGCGCGGAGTTCGTCCATGGCAAGCCCGCCGGGCTGCTGAGGCGCATCCACCGGGCGGGGCTGACGGTGAGCCCCTGCAACGACACGCATGCGCTCCTGTGGCGCGGGAGGCTGGGTGACGGAGAGGACGCCTTCGCGTTCCAGGAGCCCCTGATGTCCGCGAAGGGGCCGGACCGTCCCATCGCGGCGTGGGTGGCGGAGCAGGCGCGCATCCACCGGTGGCCCCCTGTCGCGTGCGCGATGGCGCGCTCGTATGTCCGAGGCTTCTACGCGGCGGATCCGGATGTCGCGAGCACGCTCGCCATCTCGCGAATGGAGCGGACCGCGGATGAATCCGGGGGCACGACGCCATCGCACGTGCTGGAGGGGTATGACCGCGTGCCGCATGCGATGGCCGCCAAGCTGCTCGCGAAGCCGCACACGCTGTTCCTCAACGCCGTGGCCGAGGAGGTCCGCTGGAGACCGGGCTCGGTCCTCGTGCGGGCCCGGACCCGGCAGGGCACTCCGCTCGGGACGTTCCAGGGGAAGCATGCGGTGGTGACGCTTCCCGTGGGCGTGTTGCAGGCGAAGCCGCCCGCGCCGGGGGCCGTGCGATTCGTGCCTCGCGTGAGGGAGCAGGAGCGGGCCTGGAACCGGTTGGCGATGGGCTCCCTGGTGAAGGTCATCCTGCGCTTTCGCGGGGCGTTCTGGCGGGAGCAGGAGGCCACCGCGCGCTTCGGCTTCTTCCACGCGCCCGCATCCGCGTTCCCCACGTGGTGGACGCTGTCGCCCCACCGGCGCACGCGGCACCTGGTGGGCTGGAGTGGAGGCCCTGCCGCCGCGTCGCTGTCCCGCTCGAGCGAGAAGGTGGTGCTGGGACGCGCGCTCCAGGGACTGTCGCAGCTCTTCCATCTCTCCGTGCGGGAGCTGCACGCGCGGCTGGAAGCGTGGCACGTGCAGGACTGGCAGGCGGAGCCGTACACGCGTGGCGGCTACGCGGTCATCCCTTCTGGCGCGATGGATGCCGTCGAGGCGCTCGCGAGGCCCGTGGGCCGGACCCTCTTCTTCGCTGGCGAGGCCACGCACGTGGGCGGCGACGAGGGCACCGTGCATGGTGCGCTCGAGACGGGACGGCGCGCGGCGGACGAGCTGCTGGCCCGGCGCTCGACGGCTTGA
- a CDS encoding EAL domain-containing protein: MTPLNGCGRCQTLPETPDVPGRLFLWPPLGHSLGKLVAHLRDSGGTFQLRTDAQCVVVGMEEGGLRKLSASLPNVLTAEEVRGTRALFVEGDGEPGMADFPRVDSLQRLTTLHQSGWLVDMLAESRLTTFFQPIVHAQDTSRVFAHEALLRGRDREGGLVPPNRLFDTAREADLLFQLDLAARTTAIREATRHQLRTHLFINFTPTAIYDPAYCLRSTAAAIRESGIPESHVVFEIIESDRAANAAHLRAIVDFYRAAGFKVALDDLGAGYSSLNLIHQLRPEFVKLDMELVRGVHADPYKASIVEKLLEIARQLGIQTVAEGIETAEELSWVRRHGVDFVQGYLIAKPAGAPASSTPRIMD, encoded by the coding sequence ATGACCCCGTTGAACGGATGCGGCCGCTGCCAGACCCTGCCCGAGACGCCGGACGTACCGGGGCGTCTCTTCCTGTGGCCGCCGTTGGGCCACAGCCTGGGCAAGCTGGTGGCCCACCTGCGTGATTCGGGGGGCACCTTCCAACTGCGCACCGACGCTCAGTGTGTCGTGGTGGGGATGGAGGAGGGCGGCCTGCGGAAGCTCTCCGCGAGCCTGCCCAACGTGCTGACGGCGGAGGAGGTGCGGGGCACGCGCGCCCTCTTCGTCGAGGGCGACGGCGAGCCCGGCATGGCGGACTTCCCGCGCGTGGACTCACTTCAGCGGCTCACCACGCTGCATCAGTCCGGGTGGCTGGTGGACATGCTGGCGGAGTCGCGGCTCACCACGTTCTTCCAGCCCATCGTCCACGCGCAGGACACCTCGCGCGTCTTCGCGCACGAGGCGCTCCTGCGAGGCCGGGACCGGGAGGGGGGGCTGGTGCCTCCGAACCGGCTGTTCGACACGGCGCGCGAGGCGGACCTGCTGTTCCAGTTGGACCTGGCCGCGCGCACCACGGCCATCCGTGAGGCGACGCGGCACCAGCTGCGCACGCACCTGTTCATCAACTTCACGCCCACGGCCATCTACGATCCGGCCTATTGCCTGCGCTCCACGGCGGCGGCCATCCGCGAGTCGGGCATCCCGGAGTCGCACGTCGTCTTCGAGATCATCGAATCCGACCGGGCCGCGAACGCGGCGCACCTGCGCGCCATCGTGGACTTCTACCGCGCGGCGGGCTTCAAGGTGGCGCTGGACGACCTGGGCGCGGGCTACTCGTCGCTGAACCTCATCCACCAGCTGCGGCCGGAGTTCGTGAAGCTGGACATGGAGCTGGTGCGGGGCGTCCACGCGGACCCCTACAAGGCGTCCATCGTGGAGAAGCTGCTGGAGATCGCCCGGCAGCTCGGCATCCAGACGGTGGCCGAGGGAATCGAGACGGCCGAGGAGCTGTCCTGGGTGCGCCGGCACGGGGTGGACTTCGTGCAGGGCTACCTCATCGCGAAGCCCGCGGGCGCCCCCGCGAGCAGCACCCCGCGCATCATGGATTGA
- a CDS encoding LVIVD repeat-containing protein, producing MNRLSLVAASALLAFGCGKDSSDNKAECQLEAIDLTGCDRSTLSVVQAEGVWNTNINLNDGYSGPSSIRFSPGDPLLVGLPMSTKQVTPDTFFLAADVAGSAEGSSVRYAFAGCKASGPGEVLGVVRVCGNGSTVSQGTFTARRVVRREGEAESDRVALLGQGALPRGAANGVAVANGYAYVIAGSEGMFVFDVKDPANPKLVSEHKLPTETYTSTLISGTTLYLGTYSKGIRICDLGKPEAPTCDKTVLADLSVRADNMVKDGNLLYVASPLPRADIVILDVTQPSAPTLVVRYTVEGASADLSEYPYALAVQDNRLYVSNWSYGLTVTDLAPLATTAKLPKLLGRFAGPSTSALAVGKLGDSTVVYQGSDAWGSSILALDATSPGSIVQRGELPLRPEATLGGMALSGTTLYVANYQDGLRVYDVSTLGTPKAAGYFNTWNETDAGRGKSYFDGLQGVHVADGLVYGWDTTRGLLIFRHTP from the coding sequence ATGAATCGTCTCTCTCTCGTCGCCGCTAGCGCGCTCCTCGCCTTCGGTTGTGGCAAGGACAGTTCCGACAACAAGGCCGAGTGTCAGCTTGAAGCCATCGACCTGACCGGTTGTGACAGGTCGACGTTGAGTGTTGTCCAGGCGGAAGGCGTCTGGAACACGAACATCAACCTGAACGACGGCTACTCGGGCCCTTCGTCCATCCGGTTCTCGCCCGGCGATCCGCTCCTCGTCGGCCTGCCCATGTCGACGAAGCAAGTCACTCCGGACACCTTCTTCCTGGCCGCCGACGTGGCGGGCAGCGCGGAGGGCTCGTCGGTGCGCTACGCGTTCGCCGGCTGCAAGGCCTCCGGACCGGGCGAGGTGCTGGGGGTGGTGCGCGTGTGCGGCAACGGCTCGACGGTGAGCCAGGGCACCTTCACCGCCAGGCGCGTCGTGCGTCGCGAGGGCGAGGCGGAGTCCGACCGCGTGGCGCTGCTGGGCCAGGGTGCGCTGCCCCGAGGCGCCGCCAACGGCGTGGCGGTCGCGAACGGCTACGCCTACGTCATCGCGGGCAGCGAGGGCATGTTCGTCTTCGACGTGAAGGACCCCGCGAACCCGAAGCTGGTGTCCGAGCACAAGCTCCCCACGGAGACGTACACCAGCACGCTCATCAGCGGCACGACGCTCTACCTGGGCACCTACTCGAAGGGCATCCGCATCTGCGACCTCGGCAAGCCGGAGGCCCCCACCTGCGACAAGACGGTGCTGGCGGACCTGTCGGTGCGCGCGGACAACATGGTGAAGGACGGCAACCTGCTCTACGTGGCGTCGCCCCTGCCCAGGGCGGACATCGTCATCCTGGACGTGACCCAGCCGTCCGCGCCGACCCTCGTGGTGCGCTACACGGTGGAGGGCGCCTCGGCCGACCTGAGCGAGTACCCCTACGCCCTGGCGGTGCAGGACAACCGCCTTTACGTGAGCAACTGGAGCTACGGCCTGACGGTGACGGACCTCGCGCCCCTGGCGACGACGGCGAAGTTGCCCAAGCTCCTGGGCCGCTTCGCCGGGCCCTCCACCAGCGCCCTGGCGGTGGGCAAGCTGGGGGATTCCACGGTCGTCTACCAGGGCTCGGACGCATGGGGCTCCTCCATCCTGGCGCTGGACGCCACCAGCCCGGGGTCCATCGTGCAGCGCGGCGAGCTGCCGCTGCGGCCCGAGGCGACGCTGGGCGGCATGGCCCTGTCGGGCACCACGCTCTACGTGGCCAATTACCAGGACGGCCTGCGGGTGTACGACGTGTCCACGCTGGGGACGCCGAAGGCCGCTGGGTACTTCAACACCTGGAACGAGACGGACGCGGGCCGGGGCAAGAGCTACTTCGACGGCTTGCAGGGCGTTCATGTCGCGGACGGCCTGGTGTATGGGTGGGACACGACGCGGGGCCTGCTCATCTTCCGCCACACCCCGTGA